A single window of Asticcacaulis sp. AND118 DNA harbors:
- the lepA gene encoding translation elongation factor 4 has protein sequence MTELSQIRNFSIVAHIDHGKSTLSDRLIQFTGGLTAREMKEQVLDNMEIERERGITIKAQTVRLTYKAKDGKTYVLNLMDTPGHVDFAYEVSRSLAACEGSILVVDASQGVEAQTLANVYQAIDNNHEIVPVLNKVDLPAAEPERVRAQIEDVIGIDASEAVLASAKSGIGIEDVLEAICAKLPAPKGDPAAPLKALLVDAWYDPYLGVVVLVRVFDGFMKPGQLIKLMNAGATYKIDKLGVFQPKATDVEALGPGEIGFFTAQIKEVQDAAVGDTITDERKPTSTAMTGFKEVQPVVFCGIFPVDAADFEDLRAAMGKLRLNDASFSYEMETSAALGFGFRCGFLGLLHLEIIQERLSREFNLDLIATAPSVVYQIYMNNGDVIDLHNPADMPDVVKIDHIEEPWIKATIFTPDDYLGAVIKLCQDRRGIQLDLSYVGSRAMIVYNLPLNEVVFDFYDRLKSISKGYASFDYTIEEYREGDLVKMSILVNAEPVDALSMLVHKDRAEARGRGMCEKMKVLIPQHLFVIPIQAAIGGRIIARETVRALRKDVTAKCYGGDATRKKKLLEKQKEGKKKMRQFGKVEIPQEAFIAALKMDND, from the coding sequence ATGACCGAACTGTCCCAAATTCGTAACTTCTCCATCGTGGCTCATATCGACCATGGCAAGTCCACCCTGTCCGACCGCCTGATTCAGTTCACCGGGGGCCTCACCGCGCGCGAGATGAAGGAGCAGGTGCTCGACAATATGGAGATCGAGCGCGAGCGCGGCATCACCATCAAGGCCCAGACCGTCCGCCTCACCTACAAGGCCAAGGACGGCAAGACCTACGTCCTCAACCTGATGGACACGCCGGGCCACGTCGACTTCGCCTACGAAGTCTCGCGCTCTCTGGCCGCCTGCGAAGGCTCGATTCTGGTGGTCGATGCGTCTCAGGGCGTCGAGGCGCAGACGCTCGCCAATGTGTATCAGGCCATCGACAATAATCACGAGATCGTCCCCGTCCTCAACAAGGTCGATCTGCCCGCCGCCGAACCGGAGCGCGTGCGCGCCCAGATCGAGGACGTCATCGGCATCGACGCGTCCGAGGCCGTGCTGGCCTCGGCCAAGTCGGGCATCGGCATCGAGGACGTGCTGGAAGCCATCTGCGCCAAATTACCTGCACCCAAGGGCGACCCTGCCGCGCCGCTGAAGGCCCTGCTGGTCGATGCGTGGTACGATCCTTACCTCGGCGTCGTCGTGCTGGTGCGCGTGTTCGACGGCTTCATGAAGCCGGGCCAGTTGATCAAGCTGATGAACGCCGGCGCGACCTATAAAATCGACAAGCTGGGCGTGTTTCAACCCAAGGCCACCGATGTCGAGGCGCTCGGCCCCGGTGAAATCGGCTTCTTCACGGCGCAGATCAAGGAAGTGCAGGACGCCGCCGTCGGCGACACCATCACCGATGAGCGCAAGCCGACCTCGACGGCCATGACGGGCTTCAAGGAAGTCCAGCCGGTCGTTTTCTGCGGCATCTTCCCCGTCGATGCGGCCGATTTCGAGGATTTGCGCGCCGCCATGGGCAAGCTGCGCCTCAATGACGCCAGCTTTTCCTATGAGATGGAAACCTCCGCCGCGCTGGGCTTCGGCTTCCGCTGCGGGTTCCTGGGGCTTTTGCACCTTGAAATCATTCAGGAGCGCCTGAGCCGCGAGTTCAATCTCGACCTGATCGCCACCGCCCCGTCGGTGGTCTATCAGATCTACATGAACAATGGCGACGTGATCGACCTGCACAACCCGGCGGACATGCCGGATGTCGTCAAGATCGACCATATCGAAGAGCCGTGGATCAAGGCGACCATCTTCACGCCGGACGACTATCTGGGCGCGGTGATCAAGCTGTGTCAGGACCGCCGCGGCATTCAGCTCGACCTGTCCTATGTCGGTTCGCGCGCGATGATCGTCTATAATCTGCCGCTCAACGAGGTGGTGTTCGACTTCTACGACCGTCTGAAGTCGATCTCCAAGGGCTATGCCTCGTTCGACTATACGATCGAGGAATACCGCGAGGGCGATCTGGTCAAGATGTCGATCCTTGTCAATGCCGAACCGGTCGACGCCCTCTCGATGCTGGTTCACAAGGACCGCGCCGAAGCCCGCGGGCGCGGCATGTGCGAAAAGATGAAGGTTCTCATCCCGCAGCACCTGTTCGTCATCCCGATTCAGGCGGCCATCGGGGGGCGCATCATCGCGCGCGAGACCGTCCGCGCCCTGCGCAAGGACGTGACGGCCAAAT
- a CDS encoding MICOS complex subunit MIC60, protein MTQTSENTYKIPSPTDSRIASFFEAIIEFSKLDILAVAKSGNVTLVNFKNLTDVLEKYSTNIESTRIFNPIHLSGIPGLEVYFHRRTTKFSNGNIHESSFAEAEIYLYAHQNTGQTVDQNLFKYIISKINELFLSSVMDDAGSYDKFKSIYAEHISRLSEIHENFIKSANEQSRKREDEYHLRIATLEAENQEKLKEIQEVEKKSLNNIEIERANLNKKIKELDNSSHMHARRDMRLKITESLRDRLAKSAVSRTVGAHRWTVLAICGFLASVFSLSAAFSAYELSIVMEKTNEATIPFYVTSLRLALAVGAIAVVGFYALGFMRKVHDSDLKSERDLERYLYDVDRSSWVIETVLEAKSKENGQDPAEIPTHWLDGVTHGLFKQSDEVQDNDKAVEVLASLFKFSARAKLGPAGPEFEMNNSGARKFSKENLEDS, encoded by the coding sequence ATGACACAAACTTCTGAAAATACATATAAAATTCCTTCACCAACAGATTCTCGAATCGCAAGTTTTTTTGAAGCTATTATAGAATTTTCAAAGCTTGATATTTTAGCGGTAGCTAAAAGTGGAAACGTTACGTTAGTTAATTTTAAAAATTTAACTGATGTTTTGGAAAAATATTCCACTAACATCGAAAGCACCCGCATATTTAACCCTATACATCTAAGTGGAATACCAGGATTAGAGGTATATTTTCACAGAAGAACTACAAAATTTTCGAATGGAAATATACACGAGTCAAGCTTTGCAGAAGCTGAAATATATTTGTATGCTCACCAAAATACGGGTCAAACTGTAGATCAAAATTTATTTAAATATATAATTTCTAAAATCAATGAATTGTTTTTATCTAGCGTTATGGATGACGCTGGCTCGTATGATAAATTTAAATCCATATACGCCGAACACATATCAAGGCTTTCCGAAATCCATGAAAATTTCATCAAATCAGCAAACGAGCAAAGTAGAAAAAGGGAAGATGAATACCATCTTCGGATTGCAACTTTAGAAGCGGAAAATCAAGAAAAATTAAAAGAAATTCAAGAAGTCGAAAAAAAATCACTTAACAATATTGAAATAGAACGTGCCAATTTAAATAAAAAAATAAAGGAACTTGACAACAGCTCTCATATGCACGCACGGCGTGATATGAGATTAAAAATTACGGAAAGCTTGCGAGATCGCCTTGCTAAGTCGGCAGTATCTAGAACAGTAGGAGCCCACCGCTGGACAGTTCTGGCCATATGTGGATTTCTTGCATCAGTATTTTCTCTCAGCGCTGCTTTTTCCGCCTATGAACTCTCAATAGTTATGGAGAAAACGAATGAAGCGACGATTCCGTTCTACGTGACGAGCTTACGCTTGGCGCTTGCAGTAGGCGCTATTGCAGTTGTAGGCTTTTACGCCCTAGGCTTTATGCGAAAAGTTCACGATTCAGACTTAAAAAGTGAGCGTGATCTGGAACGATACTTGTACGATGTGGACCGTTCAAGCTGGGTAATTGAGACTGTGCTGGAGGCAAAATCTAAAGAAAATGGGCAAGATCCTGCGGAAATTCCGACACATTGGCTAGATGGAGTGACCCACGGTCTCTTCAAGCAATCTGATGAGGTTCAAGACAACGATAAAGCAGTGGAAGTCTTAGCTTCGTTATTCAAGTTCTCCGCACGAGCCAAGCTTGGTCCAGCTGGTCCAGAGTTTGAAATGAATAATTCAGGTGCTCGCAAATTTAGTAAGGAAAACCTAGAGGACTCATAA
- a CDS encoding SGNH/GDSL hydrolase family protein, with translation MTDLNRRRLLGGIAAGAALSALPAAASAGPKWVGAWASSQMVPNPDTTLPPDMASDVTIRQIVRLTQGGRQFRVRLSNVFGTRPLKIGAAHAAISADQMTSRIDPAQARGLTFGGRTAITIPAGAEYVSDPVVMAVTAFTDLTLSLYLPEAASPQTSHPGARIVSYFARGNRVAEAALDGAKTMERWFHISGVDVEASAKSAAIVTLGDSITDGYGVKPGMNARWTDQLARRLQAEARTRHLSVLNHGIGGGRILNDGSGPNAMARFERDVLAQTGVKYLVILEGVNDLGTLTKDAPVSAAAHAQLVEDMIGAYRQMIRRARERGIKVIGATILPFMGFSLYHPDAQNEADRQAVNRWIRTSGAFDAVIDFDRLMADPADPTRLRPDYDSGDHIHPSMAGYKVMGDAVDLRFFQK, from the coding sequence ATGACCGATCTCAATCGCCGCCGGTTGCTAGGCGGAATAGCCGCCGGTGCGGCGCTGTCGGCCCTGCCGGCGGCGGCATCCGCGGGCCCGAAATGGGTCGGCGCGTGGGCCTCATCACAGATGGTGCCCAATCCCGACACCACCTTGCCGCCCGACATGGCGTCCGACGTGACGATCCGCCAGATCGTGCGCCTGACGCAGGGCGGTCGGCAGTTCCGCGTGCGCCTGTCCAATGTCTTCGGCACCAGACCATTGAAAATCGGTGCGGCCCATGCGGCGATCTCGGCAGATCAGATGACCTCGCGCATCGATCCGGCTCAGGCGCGCGGCCTCACCTTCGGCGGACGCACGGCGATCACCATCCCCGCCGGAGCGGAGTACGTCTCCGACCCGGTCGTCATGGCGGTCACGGCCTTCACCGACCTGACCCTGTCGCTGTACCTGCCCGAAGCCGCCTCGCCCCAGACCAGCCATCCCGGCGCTCGCATAGTGTCCTACTTCGCCAGGGGCAACCGCGTGGCCGAAGCGGCGCTTGACGGGGCGAAAACGATGGAGCGCTGGTTTCACATCTCAGGGGTCGATGTCGAGGCCTCGGCCAAATCGGCGGCCATCGTCACCCTGGGCGACTCGATCACCGACGGCTATGGCGTCAAGCCGGGCATGAACGCTCGCTGGACCGACCAGTTGGCGCGGCGACTTCAGGCCGAGGCGCGCACCCGGCACCTGTCCGTACTCAATCACGGTATCGGCGGCGGGCGCATCCTCAATGACGGCTCAGGGCCCAACGCGATGGCGCGCTTCGAGCGCGATGTGCTGGCCCAGACGGGGGTGAAGTATCTGGTCATCCTCGAAGGGGTCAACGACCTCGGCACCCTGACCAAGGACGCGCCGGTGAGCGCCGCCGCCCACGCGCAACTGGTCGAGGACATGATCGGCGCCTACCGCCAGATGATCCGCCGGGCGCGGGAACGCGGCATTAAAGTCATCGGCGCGACCATCCTGCCCTTTATGGGCTTTTCGCTCTACCATCCCGATGCGCAGAACGAAGCCGACCGTCAGGCGGTCAATCGCTGGATACGTACCTCAGGGGCCTTCGACGCGGTGATCGATTTCGACAGGCTGATGGCCGATCCAGCCGACCCGACGCGCCTGCGGCCCGACTACGATTCCGGCGACCATATCCACCCGTCGATGGCGGGTTATAAAGTCATGGGCGATGCGGTAGATTTGCGCTTCTTTCAAAAATAG
- a CDS encoding MmcQ/YjbR family DNA-binding protein yields MLTFERLRDIILRYPDTEETMSWDSRSFKVNGKAMLFWNPAHDAPVFKVPFEERDFLLEVDPDTFFTTDHHRPWPLVLARPDRVDIGWVEANIDRVWRAQVKKRTLKLWDAQPR; encoded by the coding sequence ATGCTGACCTTTGAAAGGCTCCGCGACATCATCCTGCGCTATCCCGACACCGAAGAAACGATGTCGTGGGACTCCCGCTCGTTCAAGGTGAATGGCAAGGCCATGCTGTTCTGGAACCCGGCGCACGATGCGCCGGTGTTCAAGGTGCCGTTCGAGGAGCGCGACTTCCTCCTGGAGGTCGATCCGGACACCTTTTTCACCACGGACCACCATCGCCCGTGGCCGCTCGTTCTGGCGCGTCCGGACAGGGTCGATATCGGCTGGGTGGAGGCCAATATCGACCGCGTCTGGCGCGCGCAGGTGAAGAAACGCACCCTGAAGCTATGGGACGCTCAACCCCGGTAG